One Streptomyces dangxiongensis genomic window, GCTGCGCTCCGCCGTCGAACCCGTCGCCGCGGGCCTCGCCGCCCGGCACGCCACGGCAGCGCAGTGCGCCGAACTCACCGAGTGCGCCCTCGGCATGGTGGCCAACTCGCGCGGCCACAGGCTGGACCGGTACCTGGTCCACGACGTCGCCTTCCACCGGGTGGTGCTCACCGCGTCCGGCAACGAGATGTTCGCCCGCCTCGGCGACGTCGTCGCGGAGGTGCTGGCTGGGCGTACCCATCACGAGGTCATGTTCGAGGACCCCGACCCGGCGGCCGTCACCCTGCACGTACAGGTCGCGGAGGCGGTCCGTGCGGGCGACGCTGTCCGCGCCGAGGAGCTGACCAGGCAGATCACCGTGGGCGCCCTCGAGGAACTGGACATCCTGGCGCCCTGAGACGCGCCCCCGGCGGGGAACTGCGGGTCGCGGCGACGCGTCCGGGCCCGCGAACGGCACAGTCGCCCCCCGGCCGGCTACTCGTCCGGAAAGTCGCCGTCCACGTACACCCACGCCCCGTCCACCCGCTCGAACCTGCTGCGCTCCAGCAGCGAGCCGCCCCGGTAGGAGGCGCGGAAGGTCACCGTGCCCGTCGTGTGGAACGCCGACCCGTCGGTGGAGCCGAGGACCTCCAGGC contains:
- a CDS encoding FadR/GntR family transcriptional regulator — translated: MSTPGRGLHGRVLDTLGPAITAGEYPPGSVLRTDELAQHFEVSRSVMREAVRVLESMHLVASRRRVGVTVRPKAEWNVYDPQVIRWRLAGADRPHQLRSLTVLRSAVEPVAAGLAARHATAAQCAELTECALGMVANSRGHRLDRYLVHDVAFHRVVLTASGNEMFARLGDVVAEVLAGRTHHEVMFEDPDPAAVTLHVQVAEAVRAGDAVRAEELTRQITVGALEELDILAP